One Glycine soja cultivar W05 chromosome 2, ASM419377v2, whole genome shotgun sequence genomic region harbors:
- the LOC114396994 gene encoding protein LURP-one-related 7-like, with the protein MELATSELSYPGSGNWEIPIDLFGSKKHAGVSRGVLAFTDESGNIVFRVNRHPPNPNSLPLPKDKKLLLDASGNTLFSIYRYHNGSWKCYKGNSEENKELVFSVQRTLKTITRVELEVLFEAERSNDECCDLKVKGSPFKRSCCIYKHVDLVAQSSLMYKLHQIHVSRGKFRLTIFPGTIDHALIVALFVIFLSGRK; encoded by the exons ATGGAATTGGCAACCTCAGAGTTGTCATATCCAGGGTCAGGGAATTGGGAGATCCCAATTGATCTGTTTGGTTCCAAAAAACATGCCGGAGTCTCACGTGGCGTTCTAGCGTTCACAGATGAGTCTGGTAACATAGTCTTCAGGGTGAACCGCCACCCACCCAATCCTAACTCATTGCCCCTTCCCAAGGACAAGAAACTCTTGCTCGATGCCTCAGGCAATACCCTCTTCTCCATCTACCGCTATCAT aaTGGGTCTTGGAAATGCTATAAGGGAAATAGTGAGGAGAACAAGGAACTGGTGTTTAGTGTGCAGAGGACCCTCAAAACAATTACTAGAGTTGAGTTAGAGGTACTTTTCGAGGCTGAGAGGTCCAATGATGAATGTTGTGATTTGAAAGTGAAGGGTTCCCCTTTCAAGAGATCATGTTGCATATATAAACATGTTGATTTGGTGGCACAG AGTAGCCTGATGTACAAGCTCCACCAAATACATGTCAGTAGGGGTAAATTTCGCCTCACAATCTTTCCTGGGACTATTGACCATGCTCTTATTGTGGCTTTGTTTGTGATATTTTTGAGTGGAAGAAAATAG